From Drosophila ananassae strain 14024-0371.13 chromosome Y unlocalized genomic scaffold, ASM1763931v2 tig00000113, whole genome shotgun sequence:
tttcagatgttaatctgttcacttgctcgatggtttCGTGAAttcttcggaagccaaattggtgtgCCGGGATGATTTTGCAAGCTTCCAGATGTGGTGTTATTCGAGGTTgcaagcatttttcaaacaatttagacaaacaTGATAGAAGGCTTATTGGTCTGTACGATGACATAATAATGATGgatttcttccacttttttgggaaatagccaagattaatgataccattaaatagtttgcagacgaCCTCTATAGCGCTTTTTGGAAGTTCGTTCAGCATCTTTTGCCGGAATGAAGGTGCAGTTGACTAAGGGGTAGCCTCTGGCTGAATGACTGGCagaaggaatgaatttgaggcagggtttggctggaagacacttttgagatgtttcagctcggtcttcgtCACTGCGAGCCCAGGatttgtatttaagccagttcgtttttggcgatgtcaggctgagggggtgttcagttatttctgggctttgaagaagcgtttaaagcacaggcgagtggtctGATGATAAATCCGAGACTGCTTTGGCACCTATTAGATTGCAAGGTATGTTTTTTGTcaccgcaaaatcaataaggtctgGGAACTTGCATGGGTCGGTTGACCAGTATGTGGGACTTCCAGGGGAAACATGGTCCAGTTTATTTCTCAgatttataattgcattgtatAATTGCCTTCCTCTGGGAGTCACTAGATGTGATCCCCAGTGCGTGTGTTTGGGGTTGTTGGCTATAAAACGATCCCCAAAtgaattgtagaagtccataaattgtccttccaagattgagaaacgaggagggcagtaaacggcagcgattgACAGGCTTCCGTTTCTTAACTGATTTTGTATCGATGTGGCCTGCAAGAAATTTTGTTTCAAACCTTTTGGgaaaatggtgttttaaacgttctctgattagaacTTCAGTTCCCCCGTGGGCTTTCTCATCTGGATGATCTGAGCGGTCTTAGccttttatttgaaagttgtatttgcttgtaagatgcgtttTCACCAGTAGCATAACATCAATATGGttatcgatcaagaatcgtgataattctagtttatgccgtgaggcaccattggcgttccatattgatattcgtagagtctgtatagattatttagactgTTGTGCAAGGGTTTGCATGGTTgttttcatgaatgacataAGCTCCATCATACTATGTTGGAGGGTAAGCATTATAGTTTCCATTTTGATATGTGGCTGTTCTGGGTGAGTTAGGCTGATTTGGATTTTCCATTCCAGATCGTAGAGCATCGGCATTGGTGGAAGTCGTTGGTGGTGTTTTGGGGACCGAATGAGGACCTCGCAGCTTTGGCGAAGAAGACGTCTGGCGTAGTTTTTGATGCAATGTACACATTCTGTGGATTTTGGTTGCGGTCGCTTGACgcatgcgactcttcaactcCTTGTAAACCCTTGTACACCGGGAGTGTACACCGGGAGTGTACACCGGGAGTGAAGTGAAAGGTGAAACGAGCCGGACGGGCGCCGCGAAGCGCTGCGGTTTGGGCGCGGCTACACGGCCCCGGGATGGACCAAAGCCCGGGAGACCCCGGCAGAACTCGCACCACGGCTCACCTGAGATGTAGGAGTGAAGGCATCCCTGAGGTTTAGCTTGGAGGGCAGGCCGGCCCCGGATTCACAGCAGACGTCCTAGGGCCAGGGAGACGGGGTAAGCGCAGCTTTCTCTGGATTCCCTCTCTTTCGGTGGCAAAGTTTTCCCGCGTTGCGCTGGTTAGCGATGCCGAATGTTGGACCAAATGACCCAGCTGATCGGTAGTGCTGTCTAACCCCGACGAAAGCGGTACCGGTAGCGGCACTCGGCGCTCCTCTGCGAGCTGTTTGAGGCCGTCACCCACAGAGGGCGGCACCAAGGAGAGGAATTCATAGCTCTCTTTTGGAGGGCGGGCCTGAGATAAGGAACAGTGCACAAGGTCATGGATCGGACCGATTTCCAACCCCCCCGCCGCGGCGGTGCACGCTGGAAAACGGGGCTCTGGTGACCGAGCAGGGGCAGTATATCCCCCATCGTGGAATCAATGGATACCGCCCTCCACTTTCCACTTTTCACCTTCTTCTTCCTCTACTCCACCCCAAACCTGCGTCGGAGCCATAGTGGCCGGCAGTACCCATCCACCTGGCAGTATGTATAAAATGCAAACCTGGCAGTAGGTATAAAAAGCAAACCCGAAGGATGATGTACACTAACGACATTACTCCAGGTGGCAACCACTCAACTGGAAATCCACCCGTGGGGAAACCCACGGCCGGGGCACGGATTCTGGAGGCCCCAAAACACATCCCAAAGCAAACTGACGAGGCGGTGGCTAGCTTGGCCGCCCCGGCAGATCCTGCGACAAGCCAAAACGTGGAGCAATCTTCAGCATTCATGAGCAGCTCGAAGATACTGCGTTCACCCATCCTGCAGGCGGCACGGACCGCCGCGAGAAAAGAGCCGAATGCAGAGAAAGAAACCCCCAAGAGGGCGAGGGATACATCAAGCCCCTCGGAACCTCAAAGAGCGACACCGGCGAAGAAAACCAAAGCAGCAAGCGAGCGGTCCTGCGCCGGCATGCTGACTGAACTGGAGGGCATTCTGGAGGACATCATCCTCCAAACTCACGAGAAGCAGGTGAGGAGCATAAACCTGAAAATGAAGAGGATGTTCTGCAGGATGAAGGAGCTGCAGGAAGGACTCAGTGCTGCTCTCACTTGCCAAATCGACGAGAGCCAACCGGGGTCGATATCGGAGACTATCTGCTCGAGATGTGGCCAGCAAGACGTACCGATGGCCGACAAACAGGCGCAGACCTTGCCTTTACGGCGAAAAGAAGTATCTGTGCAGACTGAGCCATGGCGACGGCTAAGCCAGGATAGCACGAAGACCCATCTGCAGGAGGAGCAACAAGCACCCGCTCAGGCTCTGAGGAAATCCGCTAGGCTAGGCCCCGTCCAAAGGACCGTCAACCGCCCCAGCAACGGAAGAGCTGAGGGCGCGGGACTGAGCACTCCAGCTGACGCCGCTGAAGCAGGCCCGCGATGGGAAACGGCGAAACGGAAGAAGCCCAGGACGACCACTCGCCCCGACGCGCTGGTAGTGGAAGCCAAGGGGCTTAAATATAGTGAGGTCCTGGCGATGGTCACCAGACGACAGGACGGGCAACTGAACGATTTTAGCCAAGATGTGCGCAAGGTGCGCCGAACTGCAAGCGGGAAGCTTCTGCTGGAGCTCAACAAGAATCGCACGACCAGCACGGACGTCATGAGGGAGAACCTTGAGAAGGTGCTCCAGGGAGCTGCAGAGGTGCGAGCGTTGTCCGAGGACAGCAAACTCCGGTTCATGGAGCTAAGGGACCTCGATCCCTTGGTTAATGAAGGGGACATACGCGAGGCAATGGTCGAGCAGTTCAACTTGGCCGGAGACGCAGTCCTGATCAGGAGCCTGCGAGGGACCTCAAGGGACACCCAAACTGCCATCATCGGACTCCCAAGCAAGAAAGTGGCGGAGGTTGCAAGCAAAGGGAGAGTAAGGATTGGTTGGACAGTGTGTCGCATCCGCGAAAGGGACAACCAACCGAGGTGCTACAGATGTCTGGAAGTCGGCCATATTGCTGGTAAGTGCAGAAGCACCACTGATAGGAGCGGGTGTTGCATCCGTTGCGGGGAGAAAGGGCATAAGATAGCCAGATGCCCCAACGAAAGCTTATGCTTTGTGTGCGCAGAGAGGGGTGAGCGGGACACCAAACACCAAGCCGGTAGCCGGCGGTGTCCGCACTCCAAGGTGGCGATACAAGCCAGAGCAGGATGGAAGTGATTCAGCTCAATCTGAATCACTGTAGGGCGGCGCAGGACCTCCTGCGGCATTCGGTGGTCGAAGCGAGGGCAGACTTGGCTATCCTAAGCAAGCCGTACAGCGTCGGACTGGGAGAAGACTGGGCGACGGACACCTCTGGAAAGGCGGCAATCTGGTTCTGCAACGGGACAATGGAAGCGCCAAGTCGAGTCAAGAGGGGCGAAGGATTCGTAAGAGCACAATGGAAAGGCACCTGGGTATATAGCTGTTACCTAGCTCCCAGCCTGACCCACGATGCTTTGTGCAAGGTCTTGGAAGAAATAGTGATCGATGCCAGAGGCAGGCACCCAGTGCTCATAGCAGGAGACTTCAATGCATGGGCCCAGGAGTGGGGGTGTAGCACCACAAACGCCAGAGGTAGAGCCCTGCTGGAGAGACTGGCTCCCCTGGACCTGGCGCTACTCAACGAGGGTAACCAGGAGACCTTCAACAGAGCAGGCGCTGGATCTATAATCGACCTGACCTTTGCGAGCGAAAGCTTGGGCCGCGGCTCCAAGTGGAGAATCTCCAACACCTTCACGGCTAGCGACCATGAAGCAATATTGTGCACACTGGTAGCGGGCCGGGCTGACCCCAACCCACCCTACAGTGGAAAGGCGTACCGCCAGGACACCCTCGACGTCCAAACAGTAATAAACCGAGCGCAGAGCGCGACTGTTGTCCCCCTTGCCTCGGTCAACGAAACGGCGGCAGCACTTGCTGAGGTATTGGACGAGGTCTGCAGGGCAAGCATGAGGCCTCGAACGACCTACTCGCGTCACCACAAACCGACGCCGTGGTGGAACAGCGAAATCGCTTTACTCCGCAAGAAGTGCCTTAAGGCCAGAAGAGCGCTGCAACGCGAGCGCGGTACCGACGCGCAGGATCAGCGACGGTTGGAATTTAAAGCGGCGAGGAAAGCCCTAAAAAAAGCCATACGGGAAAGCAAAAGGGAGGTCTTCCTGAAACTGTGCGACGAGGCTGAACACGACCCGTGGGGCCAGGCCTTCAGGATTGTCACCAAGAAGGTAAGGGCAGGCAACCAGGCGCCTTCGGACCCCGAGGAACTGAGGGGCATTATCGATGTCCTCTTTCCAAACGAACGGAACGAGGGATCGCGGCCGAACCTGAACGAGAACGGCGAAGCGGAGTCGGTTAACGACGAAGTGGAGTCGGTGGAGCTGGTCACGGCGGATGAGGTGCGTAAGGCGGCCAGCAAACTAGCCCCCAGTAAAGCCCCTGGCCCGGACGCGGTGCCAAATAGGGCGCTGAAGATCATCCTGGCGTTGATACCGGAGAAGATGGCCGTCATTTTTAATCAGTGCCTACTGGAGGGCACCTTTCCGGCAATTTGGAAGAGGCAGAGGCTACTCCTACTGCCAAAGCCTGGTAAGCCACTTGGGCAAGCAGCATCGTACAGACCGATCTGCCTGTTAGACTCCGTGGGCAAGGTGgtggaaaaaataatagcaaCAAGAATACAGGCGGCCATAAGCAGGGTCGGCGGCCTGGCAGCGGAGCAATATGGCTTCCGAAGAGGCCGGTCTACGGTGGACGCCATCAGACGGGTTAAGGACCTGGCAGCACGCGCCATTCAAGGCACCCGGTGGGAAGGGGGCACCAAAAAGTACTGCCTGGTAGCAACCCTCGATATTAAGAACGCCTTTAACACAGCGAACTGGTCGCGGACGTTAGAGGCGCTGTGGAAGTTGAAGATACCCCGATACCTCCTAAGGATGGTGGACAGCTACTTGAGCAACAGGACACTTCTATTCGACACGACCGAGGGACGCAAAGAGCGCGAGGTCACcgctggagtgccccaaggctCAGTGCTCGGGCCACTGCTCTGGAACGTAATGTACGATGGTGTTCTCCGGATTCCAATGGCCGAGGGAACATCCGTAATTGGATTCGCCGATGACGTTGCAGTGGTGGTCGTGGCGAAGACAATCCGGGAGGTGGAAGCTGCTGCGAACCGGGCAATCGAGAAAGTGGAGGCTTGGCTGTCCACCGCCGGACTACAGTTGGCACCGCACAAGACGGAGGCAGTGCTAATCTCGAGCCGTTAAAAGGTGGAAACGGCGACGGTCCGAGTAGGAGGAGTGGCCATCACATCAAAGAGAGCCATAAAATATATTGGAGTGATGCTGGACACGAGGCTCTCATTTCGGGAGCACCTGAAGTATGCTCACAAGAGGGCAAGTGAGACGATAAGGGCACTCTCACGCATGCTGCTCAACATTAGAGGCCCGAGGCAGGAAAGGCGTAAGCTTATCACCAGCGTGGTAAGCTCGCAAATACTGTATGCCGCCCCGGTGTGGGCCGAGGCAACGTCTGTGCGGGCTTATGTGCGGGGCATCGAGGCCGATTATAGGCTTTGTGCGCTACGCACGTCATGCGCCTTCAGAACGGTGTCGGACGACGCGGCACTCGTGATCGCCGGTCTCATTCCGCTAAGGGAACTGGTCCGGGAGAGGTCAGAGCTGGCCGAGACGGCGCAGGCGAAACCACGTCGGCGTCGGCTAGGAAGTTAGCGGCGAGAGCCAGAAGCCTGGCCAACTGGCAGATCTTATGAGCAAACTCCACCAAGGGACGCTGGACGCATAGGCTTGTCCCGGACGTGGGCTTATGGATCGGAAGAAATCACGGTGAGGTGGATTTCTATATGACCCAGGCCCTTAGCGGACACGGGTGCTTCAGAAGCTACCTGAAGCGATTTGGGCACGAACGAGAGGAGGGCTGCCCCTCATGTGGCAGGGGGGTCCTGGAAGACGCCTACCATGTCCTTTTCGATTGCCGGCGCTTCGACGAGGACCGCAGCAACCTGGAGGAGAGCCAGGAGGAGATCTTCTCACCAGAGAGAATGGTGCCACTGATGATGGAGTCGGGGCGGAAATGGAAAGCCACAGCCAAGTTTGTGGCGAAGGTCATGAAGGAGCTGAGAGCCCTGGAGAGGGTGCGTAACGGGGGGGAGGATTAAGCTGCAGGAGTTGGGCGAAGCATTGCTTTACGGCCGTACCGTCCAACACAACAGCATCAAACAGCATCAAGCTCCTCTAGCCCCATTAACAACATAAGCTATAGTAATGTAAATAATTGGTATAGATAATAGGATTAATGTAACATaagagaaattaaataaaatacgaatataaaaaaaaaaaaaaaaaactccttGTACACCATACATCCTCTATAGTTTGCTGTAAGGTTGCCTCCGCAGTTTGCACATTTCTTCGCGGTACTGCCCTTGTTTGTAGTGCAGTAAGTGGAGTTGTGGGAGTGGGGTTTTGTAGCTCTTCA
This genomic window contains:
- the LOC123258224 gene encoding uncharacterized protein LOC123258224, whose translation is MLDTRLSFREHLKYAHKRASETIRALSRMLLNIRGPRQERRKLITSVVSSQILYAAPVWAEATSVRAYVRGIEADYRLCALRTSCAFRTVSDDAALVIAGLIPLRELVRERSELAETAQAKPRRRRLGS